From Oryctolagus cuniculus chromosome 17, mOryCun1.1, whole genome shotgun sequence, a single genomic window includes:
- the C1QL1 gene encoding C1q-related factor has protein sequence MLLVLVVLIPVLVSSGGPDGHYEMLGTCRMVCDPYPARGPGAGARPDGGDALSEQSGAPPPSTLVQGPQGKPGRTGKPGPPGPPGDPGPPGPVGPPGEKGEPGKPGPPGLPGAGGSGAISTATYTTVPRVAFYAGLKNPHEGYEVLKFDDVVTNLGNNYDAASGKFTCNIPGTYFFTYHVLMRGGDGTSMWADLCKNGQVRASAIAQDADQNYDYASNSVILHLDAGDEVFIKLDGGKAHGGNSNKYSTFSGFIIYSD, from the exons AtgctgctggtgctggtggtGCTGATCCCCGTGCTGGTGAGCTCGGGCGGCCCGGACGGCCACTATGAGATGCTGGGCACCTGCCGCATGGTGTGCGACCCGTACCCCGCGCGGGGCCCCGGCGCCGGCGCGCGGCCCGACGGCGGCGACGCCCTGAGCGAGCAGAGCGGCGCGCCCCCGCCctccacgctggtgcagggcccccaggggAAACCGGGTCGCACGGGCAAGCCGGGACCCCCGGGGCCTCCTGGGGACCCCGGTCCTCCAGGCCCCGTGGGGCCGCCGGGGGAGAAAGGTGAGCCAGGCAAGCCAGGTCCTCCCGGGCTGCCAGGTGCCGGGGGCAGCGGCGCCATCAGCACAGCCACCTACACCACGGTGCCGCGCGTGGCCTTCTACGCTGGCCTCAAGAACCCTCACGAGGGGTACGAGGTGCTCAAGTTTGACGACGTGGTCACCAACCTGGGCAACAACTACGACGCGGCCAGCGGCAAGTTTACGTGCAACATTCCCGGCACCTACTTTTTCACCTACCACGTCCTCATGCGCGGCGGCGACGGCACCAGTATGTGGGCGGACCTGTGCAAGAACGGCCAG GTGCGGGCCAGCGCCATCGCCCAGGATGCAGACCAGAACTACGACTACGCCAGCAACAGCGTGATCCTGCACCTGGACGCGGGCGACGAGGTCTTCATCAAGCTGGACGGCGGCAAGGCGCACGGCGGCAACAGCAACAAGTACAGCACGTTCTCGGGCTTCATCATCTACTCCGACtga